Below is a genomic region from Macaca fascicularis isolate 582-1 chromosome 18, T2T-MFA8v1.1.
CCCTGGGGGTTTTAGAGGGATGGGCTAGAGGGCGGGGAAAAGACACTGCTTCCAAAAGCGCATTGAACTTGATGGAGCCGATGTTGAGAAGTAAAATacacctttttcatttttctctcttaatcCCACTTTTCTACGAATGTTGGCAAGTCCCCTCACGCCACGTCAATCCTAGGTAAAGGGTTGTTATCCTCTGTGGGTTCTTCTTTCTACCATTTTGTCTTGCGGTGTTGTTATTTTCGGTTTTACTCCCAAGAAGATTCAGTCATGTGTCTTTTGGAATCCACAGACGTGGAACCTGCCAACACGGAGGGCCAACGGTAGAACTCAGTGGGGTGTGTCCAGGCTGAAATTAACCTAAACAACTTGTGGGGCACAGCAGGCCACCTGACCGTCCTGATTGGCCGCATTTTGCTGACGCAATGATTACGTATCGGGGCGGGGTAGCCCAGGGGCCAAGGGCGGTCAGGGCTTCAGCCCTGGGTGGGCCTGGGGCTGGCTATATAAGGCCGGGCTCTGGCACGGGAGCTCCACTCGGCCTTGGACGGCGCACCGCAGAGGTCACTCCAGGCTGTGGCTCCACATCCCGAGGACCAGAAGCGGGCCTGCTCAGCTGTCTGCAAGGACCGGCGCTCCAGACCAAGTGGCCGGCTGCACCGAGGACTGAGCTTGCTCCCGGTTGCCGTGACTCCACGCCCCAGGCCTGCGGTCTGCGAGGACCAGCGCCCCAGAACCAGTGGCCCGCTGCTCCGAGGACCGAGCTCCCTCCAGGCTGCGACTCCACATCCCGAACCGGGCAGCGAGGACCCGCGACCCCAGACTTCGTGTCCTGCCGCCCCCAGGACAGAGCCGCGACCGCCGGGACAGCCAGGCCTGCACAGCTCTGCTGAGATGGCGGCAGGGTCCACTACGCTGCACGCAGTGGAGAAGCTGCAGGTGCGTCTGGCCACTAAGACGGACCCGAAAAAGCTagagaaatatttgcagaaaCTCTCCGCCTTGCCCATGACGGCAGACATCCTGGCGGAGACTGGAATCAGAAAGACGGTGAAGCGCCTGCGGAAGCACCAGCACGTGGGCGACTTTGCCAGAGACTTAGCGGCCCGGTGGAAGAAGCTGGTGGTTGTGGACCCAAACACCGGGCCTGATGCACAGGACCCCGAGGAGAGCGCTTCCCGAAAGCGCCATGGGGAGGCTCTTCAGGACCAGGAAAAGGCCTGGGGCTTCCCAGAGAACGGGACGGTCCCCAGGAGCCCACCTGACAGTCCTGAGCACAGACGGACAGCACACAGAACACCTCCGGGGCTCCAGAGACCTCACCGAAGGTCTCCCAGTCGCGAGCACAGAGCCCAGAGAAAGCGCCCCAGAAGGGCCCCAGCTGATTCAGGCCCCCATCGGGCCCCTCCATTGCACACCGCTCCCCTCCCGACGCCCGAGGGCCCTGAGCCGGCTGTGCCCGGGAAGCAACCCGGAAGAGGCCACGCTCACGCCGCTCAGGGCGGGCCTCCGCTGGGTCAGGGCTGCCAGGGCCAACCCCAGGGGGAAGCGCTTGTGAGCCACAGCAAGGGGCACAAATCGTCCCGCTGGGCTTCCGCGCAGAAACTGCCTCCTGTCCAGGAAAGCCAGTCAGAGAGGCTGCAGGTGGCCGGCGCTGATTCTGCGGGGCCGAAAACCGTGCCCAGCCATGCCTTCTCAGAGCTCTGGGACCCCTCAGAGGCCTGGATGCAGGCCAACTACGATCTACTTTCCGCTTTTGAGGCCATGACCTCCCAGGAAAAGCCAGAAGCACTCTCCGCACCAACGTTCCAGGAGGAAGCCGCCTTCACTGGACACAGAGTGAATGCTAAGATGCAGGTGTACTCGGGCTCCAGGCCTGCCTGCCAGCCCCAGGTGCTGACGCTGCGCCAGCAGTGCATCCGGGGGCTCAGACACAATCCGGACGCCCTCGGCGACGTGGGAGGGGTCCCCTACTCGGTTCTTGAACCCCTTCCGGAAGGGTGGACGCCTGATCAGCTGTATCGCAGAGAGAAATACAATCACGCACTCGCTGGGGACACAGATGAATTATGGAGGATTCATTGTCTCCAGGACTTCAAGGAAGAAAAGCCACAGGAGCACGAGTCTTGGCGGGAGCTGTATCTGCGGCTTCGGGACTCCCGAGAG
It encodes:
- the LOC123569973 gene encoding elongin-A3-like, yielding MAAGSTTLHAVEKLQVRLATKTDPKKLEKYLQKLSALPMTADILAETGIRKTVKRLRKHQHVGDFARDLAARWKKLVVVDPNTGPDAQDPEESASRKRHGEALQDQEKAWGFPENGTVPRSPPDSPEHRRTAHRTPPGLQRPHRRSPSREHRAQRKRPRRAPADSGPHRAPPLHTAPLPTPEGPEPAVPGKQPGRGHAHAAQGGPPLGQGCQGQPQGEALVSHSKGHKSSRWASAQKLPPVQESQSERLQVAGADSAGPKTVPSHAFSELWDPSEAWMQANYDLLSAFEAMTSQEKPEALSAPTFQEEAAFTGHRVNAKMQVYSGSRPACQPQVLTLRQQCIRGLRHNPDALGDVGGVPYSVLEPLPEGWTPDQLYRREKYNHALAGDTDELWRIHCLQDFKEEKPQEHESWRELYLRLRDSREQRLRAVTTKIRSARENKPIRRQTKMICFNSGAKTPYDASRRQEKSAGAADPEEGEIKPAPKAAGSSHVPSSRGGVGGGDRGGGGLVGGGGSSNERPAPAAKTRKPAAKKVAPLMAKAIRDYKRRFSRR